A section of the Candidatus Eisenbacteria bacterium genome encodes:
- a CDS encoding GTP cyclohydrolase I, which yields MSAARRSTKPARHARPTAPLAAAKPDVQALERFLQSLGVDASRNQEYAVTAALLAELFAEYTSGLREERPMLRPLAYNGRPDEIVSVEGIVVYGLCPHHLVPYLGEVRVRYMPKEQVSGAGAMVRFVRDLARVPRLQEDLTQSIADGVHDFLEPSGVEVWMRARHLCMELRGSGSRARLVTEARRGEPLAAPGVGNGPAPKRPAR from the coding sequence GTGAGCGCGGCGAGGCGATCCACCAAGCCGGCACGTCACGCGCGCCCGACGGCCCCGCTCGCGGCCGCCAAGCCCGACGTGCAGGCGCTCGAGCGTTTCCTCCAGTCCCTGGGAGTGGACGCGTCACGGAACCAGGAATACGCGGTGACCGCGGCGCTCCTCGCAGAGCTCTTCGCCGAGTACACATCGGGACTACGCGAGGAGCGCCCGATGCTCCGGCCACTCGCGTACAACGGACGCCCGGACGAGATCGTCTCCGTCGAGGGAATCGTGGTCTACGGGCTCTGCCCGCACCACCTCGTGCCGTATCTCGGCGAGGTCCGCGTGCGTTACATGCCGAAGGAGCAGGTCTCGGGCGCGGGGGCGATGGTCCGCTTCGTCCGCGATCTCGCGCGCGTGCCCCGGCTCCAGGAAGACCTCACCCAATCGATCGCGGACGGCGTTCACGACTTCCTCGAGCCCTCCGGCGTCGAGGTCTGGATGCGGGCGAGGCACCTCTGCATGGAGCTTCGCGGATCCGGCTCGCGAGCGAGGCTCGTCACCGAAGCGCGCCGAGGCGAACCGCTCGCCGCGCCCGGTGTGGGGAACGGACCGGCTCCGAAACGCCCGGCGCGCTGA